In the Blochmannia endosymbiont of Camponotus sp. genome, AATTTAGTGATCCCATCCACTTCAATACTCATTTCTTATCCCTGGCCACAAATATTAATTCATACGTTTCACACGACTTTGTAAGTAATTCTTTATACACAACATAATAATTGAAATAGAAGCTAATAATGATGCGGCAATAAATGCACCAACAGTATTATAATCTTGGTATAATAATTCTACATATAATGATAAGGTATATGTTTCACCACGTATCAACCCTGATACTATGGATACTGCTCCAAATTCACCAATAGCACGAGCATTAGTTAAGATGGCGCCATATAATAAAGCCCAACGAATATTTGGAAAAGTGACATAACGAAACATCATCCAACCAGAAGCCCCAAGCAGTACTGCCGCCTCATCTTCCTGTCTTCCTCTATTTACCATCACCGGAACAAGCTCATGTACTATAAAAGGACAAGTGACAAAAATAGTAACTAACACTACTCCTAGCCATGTAAATATTATTTGTATATTATAAAAATCTAGCCAATTTGCTATTACATTATCATTTGTATAAAGTAACAGATATAACAATCCAGCAATTACTGGAGAAACAGCAATAGGTATATTTAAACAGACTAATAAAAGTTGCCTTCCATAAAATTTAAAACGAGTTACTAACCAAGCCATCAACACTCCAAAAAATATGTTGATAGGCACAGTAAACAACACTACAACAACCGTTAAAAAAATTGCATGTATCATGTCTTTATCAATCAAATTTACTCTGACTACTTTTAGTCCTTCTGAAAAAGCAGATACAAAAATAACAATTAAAGGAACTAACAATAACACTGTTGATATAAACATAGTTAAACTAATTAAAACCCATTGGCTCAATGTAATACGACTAGTATAACTATTATTTCTATTTACATAATTATTAAATATGTTTATCACTAAAATCCTTTAAACCTCTGATTTATTCGCAATTGAAACATATTAGTAAACAATAACAATAATAAAGAAATAATCAAAATTACAGAAGCAATAGCGCTAGCTGCTGGATAATCAAATTCTTGTAAACGAATAAAAATAATTAAGGATATTACCTCGTTCTTCCATGCAATATTCCCAGCAATAAAAATGACTGCACCAAATTCACCTAAGCTTCGGATAAAAGATAACACTACACCAGATAACCAAGCTGGCGCAAATTCCGGAAAAATGATATTAGAAAAAATTTGCCAATGACCAGCCCCAAGAGTCTTTGCTACTTCTTCATATTCTTCAGCAAACTCCTCTAATACTGGCTGTATCGTACGTACTACAAATGGAATACTTGTAAAAATCATAGCAATAGATATTCCTACCCACGTATATGACACTGTAATACCTACTCTAGATAACCAACTACCATACCAGCCTGATGTTGAAAATAATGTTGCTAAAGTTAATCCTGCTACTGCAGTAGGTAAAGCAAAAGGCAAATCTATTAATGCATCTAATAATTTCTTACCAGGAAATTGATATCTAGTTATTACCCATGATACTAACATACCAAATACAGCATTAAATAATGTTGCTAATCCAGCAGATAATAAAGTAACTTTATAAGAAACTAATAATGCTGGATCTGTAATTATATCCCAATATTGATAAAAATTCATTTGAGATAATTGCATCACTAATGCACTCAAAGGTAATAATAAAATCAAACAAACAAACAACAAACTGCTGCCAAGAGCTATACCAAATCCAGGTAACACATATTTAACTGAAAAAAATAACATCAACGATATCCTACTGATAATAATTTATCTAATTCACCGCCACGCCTGAAATGTGTCTCCATAAGAATATTCCAATTACCATACTGATCCTCGATCCTAAATAATTGACTCTTAACAGATTTATTCTGATAGATTGGAATAACATCCATTGTATTTACACGATATCCAAACTTAGTAATAATCTTTTGCGCTGGAGGAGTATACAAATAATTTAAATAAGCTTGTGCTACATTTTTAGTTCCATTGCGGATAACGTTTCTATCTATCCAAGTCACTGGAAATTCCACTAAAACATTAGGTTTAGGTATCACAATATCATAGTTACTAGATCCATGTTGCTTCTGTACTAATTTTGCTTCAGATTCAAAATTAATTAATACATCTCCCTGATTTCGATCAATAAAAGTAGAAGTAGCAGCACGCCCTCCAGTATCAAATACTACTACATTTTGTAAAAACTTTTGCATCCAAAATCTAGTTTGCTCTATATTTCCGTTACTATTTTTAAAAAATACATTCCAAGCAGCTAAATAAGTATAGCGGCCATTTCCAGAAGTTTTAGGATTAGGAAATACTATCTTCAACCCCTCATTAGTTAAATCATGCCAATTATAAATTCCTTTTGGATTTCCTTTTCTTACCAAAAAAGCCATAGTTGAATAAAATGGCGAACTATGATTAGGCAATCGATCTTGCCAATCTTCAGGAATTAATTTCCCACGGTCATATAAAATTTGTACATCTATTACCTGATTATAAGTAACCACATCTGCACGCAAACCTTGTAATATAGCCATAGCTTGCCTGGTAGATCCTGCATGAGACTGCCGAATAATTAGTGTGTCTTCAGGATTTTTATCCTTCCAATGTTTAATAAAATTAGAATTAATCTCTAAAAACAATTCTCTAGATACATCATACGAACTGTTTAATAAAACAGTCCCAAAAACTGAAGCATAAAAAATATAATACAATAGCACTGTTGCTCTAATTGTTTTTAAAAAAATACGTACAATAATCATTTATATCCACATATAAACATGATTAATAAAATAGAATTTCTTTTATTCCAAAGAAATATGATATATTATGTATACAATTGTGAAATAGATCGTATGTAAATATATATTTACATAAAATTTAATTAACCAATTACTGGTATACAAGTAATATTATTTATAATGTAGAAATTAATTTATAACTAATAATTTATTAATTAATAAAAATTTACGTTTTTGTATATTTAAAAAATAAACCACTACAATAATGAAACGATTATTAATTTGTAATAAAATATAAAATATTTCCATATATTTATTTTTAAAATAAATCAAACGATCATTTTATAACAAAATCAACAATTAAAATGATTCTACACAAAAATAAAAAATTTTCTTCATTAATACAATCGAAACCTAAAATAACTATATAACAATTATATGAATTAAAATTCGAATCAAAATATTTTATTTTAA is a window encoding:
- a CDS encoding sulfate ABC transporter permease, which produces MFISTVLLLVPLIVIFVSAFSEGLKVVRVNLIDKDMIHAIFLTVVVVLFTVPINIFFGVLMAWLVTRFKFYGRQLLLVCLNIPIAVSPVIAGLLYLLLYTNDNVIANWLDFYNIQIIFTWLGVVLVTIFVTCPFIVHELVPVMVNRGRQEDEAAVLLGASGWMMFRYVTFPNIRWALLYGAILTNARAIGEFGAVSIVSGLIRGETYTLSLYVELLYQDYNTVGAFIAASLLASISIIMLCIKNYLQSRVKRMN
- the cysP gene encoding thiosulfate ABC transporter substrate-binding protein CysP, translating into MIIVRIFLKTIRATVLLYYIFYASVFGTVLLNSSYDVSRELFLEINSNFIKHWKDKNPEDTLIIRQSHAGSTRQAMAILQGLRADVVTYNQVIDVQILYDRGKLIPEDWQDRLPNHSSPFYSTMAFLVRKGNPKGIYNWHDLTNEGLKIVFPNPKTSGNGRYTYLAAWNVFFKNSNGNIEQTRFWMQKFLQNVVVFDTGGRAATSTFIDRNQGDVLINFESEAKLVQKQHGSSNYDIVIPKPNVLVEFPVTWIDRNVIRNGTKNVAQAYLNYLYTPPAQKIITKFGYRVNTMDVIPIYQNKSVKSQLFRIEDQYGNWNILMETHFRRGGELDKLLSVGYR
- the cysT gene encoding sulfate/thiosulfate ABC transporter permease CysT; its protein translation is MLFFSVKYVLPGFGIALGSSLLFVCLILLLPLSALVMQLSQMNFYQYWDIITDPALLVSYKVTLLSAGLATLFNAVFGMLVSWVITRYQFPGKKLLDALIDLPFALPTAVAGLTLATLFSTSGWYGSWLSRVGITVSYTWVGISIAMIFTSIPFVVRTIQPVLEEFAEEYEEVAKTLGAGHWQIFSNIIFPEFAPAWLSGVVLSFIRSLGEFGAVIFIAGNIAWKNEVISLIIFIRLQEFDYPAASAIASVILIISLLLLLFTNMFQLRINQRFKGF